ATATCCACAGGTGAATGTCGTCCCACCGCAATTTCAAAATGGCACATACAAGTTAAAGGTTCTCGATGTAGCACCATTTCATTTAAACAGAGGGCTTCCCATTTCACCGTATCTCCCCGCATAACTTTAACGGTGAGCATAGCTCTATCTTCAACCTGATATGCACCCGCCATTGCCTGTTCTAAGGCTTGGGGCAATTGGTTAAGATAAATTTCCGTCAGAAATCCCATGTGACCAGTATTTACCGTCAGCATGGGGATACCAGAGGGGGCTACCAGGCGTGATGCTGCTAATACAGTTCCATCACCTCCTAACACCACAGTAAATTTCATATCTGAGTCAAAGCCAGGGGGCGTAAGACCTTCAATGGGGGTGTGAAAGACAGGACTATCTGGTTGAGAATAGCCCAATATCCCACCGATACTAGCTGTGATGTACACATCCCAACCAGCAGCGGTAAGTTTGTCTTTTAGTTCAATAGCGACACTACTCGCTATCGGTTTAACGTCGTTATAGATAATGCCTGCTTTCGGCACACTCAAATATCCAAGTCTAAGGGCTGTTTTTTATGTATCTCATAGTTACACATTTTGGACTAATGTAACCATAAGTCTCATATTTATTGACTATTGGCTTTGGAAGATTCTTTAAAGGGAGTCTTTTTACTTTTGAGCTTTTTGCTTTTAGCTTTCTCGTAATCTAACTGTTTCAGCTTGTTCATAATCCGGCTGAAATATTCTTGTAGATATACTTCCAGTGTGGTGGTTTGCTGTTTGTCTAAACCAAAAATAGTATATACTTCGTCCATATTTTCTGCGTTTAGAGCTTTACCACTGGCTAAAACTTCTGTAAAAGCTAATCTATCAGCAACATTCCATC
The DNA window shown above is from Anabaena sp. WA102 and carries:
- a CDS encoding NAD(+) kinase; its protein translation is MPKAGIIYNDVKPIASSVAIELKDKLTAAGWDVYITASIGGILGYSQPDSPVFHTPIEGLTPPGFDSDMKFTVVLGGDGTVLAASRLVAPSGIPMLTVNTGHMGFLTEIYLNQLPQALEQAMAGAYQVEDRAMLTVKVMRGDTVKWEALCLNEMVLHREPLTCMCHFEIAVGRHSPVDIAADGIIVSTPTGSTAYSLSAGGPVITPGVPVLQLVPICPHSLASRALVFPDSEPVNIYPVNIPRLVMVVDGNGGCYILPEDRVYLERSPYSARFIRLQSPEFFRVLREKLGWGLPHIAKPNSVELP